The Mercurialis annua linkage group LG2, ddMerAnnu1.2, whole genome shotgun sequence genome contains a region encoding:
- the LOC126670574 gene encoding 3-hydroxyisobutyryl-CoA hydrolase-like protein 2, mitochondrial, which yields MQRLNQLITRKQLIINPKAGFREFSALPNYAQHDDLQDQVLVEGRAKSRAAILNRPSSLNSLTAPMVARLKRLYESWEENPDIGFVLMKGSGRAFCSGADVVSLAELANEGRIEECKSFFQILHKFVYLQGTYLKPHVAFLDGFTMGCGAGISLPGMFTVVTDKTVFSHPEAQMGFHPDAGASYYLSRLPGCLGEYLALTGVKLNGAEMIACGLATHYSLNARIAMVEDRLGKLITDDRNVIETSLAQYGDLVYPDERSVLHKIEAIDACFSHDTVEEIIDALENEAASSYDEWSKEALRRIKEASPLSLRVTLRSIREGRFQSLDQCLAHEYRISLTNISKRVSSDFFEGVRARLVDKDFAPKWDPPSLKEVSEDMVDYHFSPLGELEPELELPTATREPGV from the exons acCCAAAAGCTGGGTTTCGAGAATTCTCTGCTCTTCCAAACTATGCTCAACATGATGATCTTCAAGACCAG GTTTTGGTTGAAGGAAGAGCTAAATCAAGAGCAGCAATTCTTAATAGACCCTCTTCTCTTAATTCGCTCACTGCTCCAATG GTGGCTAGGCTTAAGAGACTTTATGAATCATGGGAAGAAAATCCAgatattggatttgttttaatgaAG GGTAGTGGAAGGGCTTTCTGCTCGGGTGCTGATGTTGTTTCCCTTGCCGAGTTAGCTAACGAAG GTAGAATTGAAGAATGCAAAAGCTTTTTTCAGATACTACATAAGTTTGTTTACCTGCAAGGAACATATTTGAAGCCACAT GTGGCTTTCTTGGATGGTTTCACAATGGGATGTGGGGCTGGAATTTCACTCCCGGGAATGTTCACTGTCGTAACCGATAAAACT GTTTTTTCTCATCCCGAAGCTCAAATGGGTTTCCATCCAGATGCAGGGGCTTCCTATTATCTTTCTCGTCTTCCTGGTTGCTTGG GGGAATATTTGGCCCTGACTGGAGTTAAGCTTAATGGTGCAGAAATGATTGCTTGTGGCCTTGCTACCCATTATTCTTTAAACGCG AGAATCGCTATGGTTGAGGATCGCCTTGGAAAATTGATCACAGATGATCGTAACGTCATTGAGACTTCTCTTGCACAATATGGTGATCTTGTTTATCCAGATGAGAGAAGCGTCCTTCATAA GATTGAGGCCATTGATGCATGTTTTAGCCATGACACTGTAGAGGAAATTATTGATGCATTG GAAAATGAGGCAGCCAGCTCCTACGATGAATGGAGTAAAGAAGCCCTTAGAAGAATAAAAGAAGCCTCACCATTAAGTTTAAGAGTTACCTTACGATCT ATTCGAGAAGGTAGATTTCAATCTCTGGATCAATGCCTAGCTCATGAATATCGAATTTCCCTCACCAACATCTCCAAAAGGGTCTCCAGTGACTTCTTTGAG GGAGTCCGAGCTCGGTTAGTGGATAAAGACTTTGCTCCAAAG TGGGATCCTCCAAGTTTAAAGGAAGTAAGTGAAGACATGGTGGACTATCATTTCTCTCCGCTCGGTGAGCTCGAACCAGAGCTAGAGCTGCCCACAGCAACACGAGAACCTGGTGTGTGA
- the LOC126667058 gene encoding probable WRKY transcription factor 32, with amino-acid sequence MCDSSMADSASFSSLLRSVLTSTSSTVNFQGRYETSRQDIKLRTNPRAEAQLNHQAECANNSCNMQSLAPTATSVSHSAPELLLMQTPDRGPTVPETTATDGYSWRKYGQKQVKSSKCLRSYYKCSHSNCYAKKKVQRCDHSGQVIDTIYIGQHSHDLSRNMCNISQGPVSVAASSHIFSPLQNLETPICWEDAVQPSVYIPESEQPSSSSSNFNIGIKAEEQNGNELESKVLDASQQKKNCGTAKTEANEKHGAKPRPLKRIKESSVYPAPVLKANKENKIILHAAADGSMSSDGFRWRKYGQKMVKGNSFLRSYYRCSSAGCPSRKHVETASDDATTITVKYEGKHDHDMPVPKKHKGSESFAPISSATTVSNSHCNQRISSSSKWPVEREEERMDEKVLELGGEVALESARTLLSMAIQL; translated from the exons atgtgtGACTCATCAATGGCGGATTCTGCTTCCTTCTCTAGCTTACTGAGAAGCGTATTGACTAGTACTTCTTCAACTGTAAATTttcag GGGCGATATGAGACATCCCGTCAAGATATTAAGCTAAGGACAAATCCTAGAGCAGAGGCTCAGTTGAATCATCAGGCTGAATGTGCTAACAATTCTTGCAATATGCAATCTCTTGCTCCAACTGCAACATCAGTGTCCCATTCAGCACCTGAACTGTTGTTGATGCAAACCCCTGACCGTGGTCCCACCGTTCCGGAGACAACTGCGACTGACGGGTATAGTTGGAGGAAGTACGGCCAGAAGCAGGTGAAGAGCTCTAAATGTTTAAGAAGCTACTACAAGTGTTCACATTCCAATTGCTATGCAAAGAAGAAGGTTCAACGCTGCGATCATTCAGGACAAGTCATCGACACAATTTATATAGGTCAACACAGTCATGATCTATCACGAAATATGTGCAACATATCACAAGGACCTGTTTCAGTCGCTGCAAGCAGCCACATCTTCAGTCCACTTCAGAATCTAGAAACGCCTATCTGTTGGGAAGACGCCGTGCAACCATCAGTGTACATTCCGGAATCAGAACAACCGAGTTCAAGCAGTTCTAATTTCAATATTGGGATTAAGGCCGAGGAGCAGAATGGCAATGAATTAGAGTCGAAAGTATT AGATGCCAGCCAGCAGAAAAAGAATTGCGGGACTGCAAAAACAGAGGCTAACGAGAAGCATGGTGCTAAACCAAGGCCCCTGAAAAG AATAAAAGAAAGCAGTGTATATCCAGCGCCCGTGTTAAAAGCTAATAAGGAAAATAAGATTATTCTGCATGCTGCTGCTGATGGAAGCATGTCAAGTGACGGCTTTCGATGGCGGAAATATGGTCAGAAAATGGTGAAGGGGAATTCTTTTTTGAG GAGTTATTACAGATGCTCATCAGCAGGATGCCCTTCACGTAAGCATGTCGAGACAGCCTCGGATGATGCAACAACCATCACAGTTAAATATGAAGGGAAACATGACCATGACATGCCAGTACCTAAGAAACACAAAGGTTCAGAAAGTTTTGCTCCTATTTCTTCTGCTACTACTGTTAGCAACTCTCATTGCAACCAAAGGATTTCGAGTTCAAGCAAGTGGCCGGTGGAGAGGGAAGAAGAAAGGATGGATGAAAAGGTGTTGGAGCTTGGCGGTGAGGTGGCGTTGGAATCGGCTCGAACTCTTCTCAGTATGGCCATCCAACTTTGA